The Apostichopus japonicus isolate 1M-3 chromosome 20, ASM3797524v1, whole genome shotgun sequence nucleotide sequence GGCCGATGATCTTGCTTTCGGTGACGtcagttaccatagcaacgaGACGAACGGAGCGATAGAGACACCTAACATAGATGCACTGGCCGATGCTGggatcaaatttgaaaactatTACGTACAACCAACATGTACACCAACCAGGAGTCAACTCATGACGGCAAGATATCAGGTAAAAATGTTGGTTTTCTAGTCGGTGACGATAACCGGATATTTGTTTAAGAAAGAGGAACCCATGGAAGAGTATTTTCACATAAGTAAAGGCGGGTGCCTagcgtccccctcccctctccccaaccTTTCCCCCAACACCGCATGCTCCACATATATgtattacaaaaattaaattgtatAACAATTTTCCGCCTTGGAGCGTTATACAGTATTATTTTCTTGACTTGCCTCTCTTCACAGATTCATACCGGTTTAATGCACGGTGTCATACAGCCTCCACAACCATCATGCATTCCTCTAGACGAGAAACTCCTACCCGAATATATGAAGGATTACGGTTACTCGACGCACATGGTTGGCAAATGGCATCTCGGAATGTACAAGCCGGCCTGCCGTCCAACTAACCGCGGTTTCGATTCTCATTATGGTATCTATCGATGATAATTAcacattatcataaatattttccAACATAATGGCAGGTTTTAAAACTCGCGAAGTCATCGAAATGACCCTTTCTTCTAAATAATAAGAGATGCATGTAGTTACTACTGATACTAGACTTCTCCTGAGTGTAAAACGACTTTCTAACAGTTCATTTCAAAAGTTAAGACATTTTATTAGTTGACACACCTCCTAGGAGCAATTTAATTCAGATTAAGGGCGTTtcgatgcaaaatggtgctaaaCTTTGCGAtttttgaagtaactttatgttcaaaaGTTTAAACTGAAGGAGAAGTTAATGATTGTCttggatatatttttttagGGATTCTCCTCGGTGCTGGTGGTTATTACTCACACACGTCCTCTTACTACATGAAAGCGGAAGACGTCACTTTTACAGGGAAGGATTATCGGTATACATACAGTGGTGTGACGGATGACGAGATTCAAGAAGAGTATGATCAAAATTACACGACCACATTGTACATTGACAGAGCCAAAGAAATCATTGACACCTACTCAGGGACATCTGTAAGTATAGCTAGGCCTAAATGGCGAGAggaaggtcagaggtcaattGGGAGCCCGGGAAAATACGAAGGGGCCCGGCAGATATGAGAGAAAGAAATATGTGCTAATTTTCATAATATAGCCTATACTTTGTGTGAAATAGTGAAGAGTGTAAGACGGGGATCGATTCGGTGGCATGAAGTTTGGCCCGGAATGACCTGACTCTCGGCGTGTCTTTGGCGGTAGTTGGCCTTATGTAGGAGCGATGATGCCTAAAGAGAGGGTGGACTGAGGGGAGTGGCGGGGGTAAGAGGGATTCGTACACCAGTGGACAATAGGATCCTGATTGATCGTTACGTAATGGTATCTATTAAATTGTCCTTTGCAATGGGTACAATCTAAAGGAACCAGCGCAACTCAGAGATGGGAAGGTGagggaagagaaagagaggCTTGCCGGGAGAGGGACCTTATGCCAAGGACATGCATCTTCATATGGCTTATTCTACTATACGGTTCAATGGTCCCATAGTTTGGAATTCGCTCGACCCTAAAGTTGCTTTTTTTATGTCATGTTTGTTGAGTTTTAGGAATAAATTAAAGATGTATTTACTTCGAACAAGATAGGATATAACTTCTTAAGTTTCGTACTCTCAGTCTTTACTTTCTCATCCGtttctatcccccccccccccctctctctctctctctctctcttccttcGCTATACCATTTGCCTTCTATTTGTCATGATAATTTCATGTGTTTGTTTCTCTTGTAAAGTGGCCTGACCTCGAAAAGATATTCCTCTCTCAGGTCTCCCCCATGTACAATCATGTTTGTAACACTTGTGATATTTTGATAGTTATGTTATGTCATGTTTGTAATATTGAATGtggaataagaaagaaagaaagaaataaagaaagaagaaaagaaacgaaGACCAAGACCCTCCTTCCGATATCACTTTCATATTCACTTTAGGCTGTTTAGGTTTGGACTAAGAACATGATGGAAAGACAAAACGCATCGTTTTCTCCATTTTATCATTCGATTGCATTTATTCTGGAATGAATCATTTTGAATTGGAAATAACGTGCCATGATCTtatcgaacattttttattttgtcagaATTCCGACATCTCACCTCTGTTCCTTTACGTCGCTTTCCAAACTCCTCACAAGCCAATAGAAGTTCCAAATTCGTTCGTACAACCATATAACGGCGGTCCTTTGACTGGAACAAGAAAACAGTACGCAGGATTGGTCGGTTCTCTCGACTACGCCGTTGGGGAGATTGTCCAGAAATTGAAAGATGTTGGTATTTATGACGAATCGATCATCATATTTTCGACAGGTATACTTGCCAGAGTAATTTGTTAATTTTGAGGAACCTGGCAAAGAGAGAATAAACAAATTACCGACGGGAACGAGATCATTGACGAAGATCTGATTTTTACCCTGGTTAAGGGATTGGTGTGTGTAGGGGGcccgggaggggagggggaggggaaggggtggtcGCCCATACGGAGTAACATAATTATGCATGGTACATATTTAGAGACTTTGTGAGATGGGTCATTCAGGAGAATTCTCCGAGGGCCTGTACGAGATCCTGTCACGGTCACATGATTACGAAGTCCGGGACATTatgaccaagggcggcggaagcacttttaatctggggggggggggcaccgatatcaaagggcactttgcagaaattcgattggactgatgtagcctgatatttagtaccctttataactcttattgtattatcttatttgcgtatacacatcactccatcaacgcctcccccccccccccctcaaggaaaatatgcatactagcactgcaatatccaatgtgcaaattgggaaacaaggaacaagtttctattgagacaaatgaggtgaaatcatgctagttgctaatgtaggaatcttccgaatcagagtttatttcttgttaatatcttaacaaattgtttccattcgaaatactttgagtttgacccacataaattcattaaaagtcaggggcgtagccaggatttgcaaagttgtatgcacgactatctaagcggagcgccaccatcggttggcgcagagcgtacaagaaaatttttggttttacaaacccctcagatggccggaaacggcccttcccgagtgttcattctggttccctggcctcttgctaacttgagacacctcaatttttatgtagaaaaagggcacatttttaaccctgaggaaaagtgggggggcacgtgccccctgtgcccccccggttccgccgcccttgattatGACATAGAGCCCGCTTGAAATGTAGGcgtaatatatttcacaggAAAGATTCACGGAGTAGGAGAATCGTCCGAAACTATGTGgtggtgggcgggggggggggcaaagtgGCTACATGGGCCTGTCTTTGTGTGTGCGTGGGTCTATTCAAACCAGGACTTACAACTCGGTTCTCGGCTTACAAAACTGGCCTCAAATATCTTATCCGTGCATAATATTACTGTTTTGACTAACCTGTGCAAGCACATTTTCTGGAAGCATGATAGAATGAGAACATGAGGTTTTCATTTCAACTTAACTTAAAAGATTAGTTATGTACGTAGTACATTCACTTTGACAACAGTGGCTGTGATTCCTTTGACACTCCTCCACATACCCCTCCCCTCTTAAGGTCAGGAGTAGCCGAAACTATGATGGGTAGCCATGAGTAGGCCTAATTCTGAATTCTTGGAATTTCACATCTACAGATAACGGTGGAGCAGATCAACCATCTTCTAACTGGCCACTGAGAGGAGCAAAGCACACCTTATGGGAGGGAGGAATTCGTGGGGTTGGGTTCGTAACTAGTCCCAACTTCATCCCTAATTGTAACGTCGGCTCGGTAAAACATGACCTTGTACACGTCAGTGATTGGCTGCCAACAATAGTAGAGGGTGCTCTGCAAGAAACTGTCACACCTCCTACCAACAAATCACTGGACGGTGTGAATGTGTGGAATTATATCTCGTAAGTTACCGTATAAAACTGCCTCCTGATTGGCTAAGAATTAATGTcagcattaaatcgaatatatgtcGGCATAAATTCCCGAATTTTGTCCATTGTGGCCAACCATAGCCGTCACTCAATCTTATGACGGAATTGACATTGCTATAAATTCTAGTTGAAAACATGCCAGTGGCGAAGAAAGCTATCAAACCGTGTCACGTGTTTGGGAGGGACAGAAAACAGGTGGGATTTGATTTCTCTCTTTATTTTGTGGCAGGAAGTGCAAGGTGAAACGAACATTGAGGCGTGAATTGCTTCACAACATAGATCCATTCTACCTCCAAGGTCGCATCAAGGAcagcaggggcggatccagggggggggccgacccggccctggcccccctttttggaaatcagttgcgttttttttttatgtgggagtacttcaaattcctaataggcaacttggtgaaagaaaagcctaatatttatccagctgctcttccctgaaacgcgatcgtttttattccaaatttgaaactaaggcaattatcaggcctacgcgacatcacgtattaattagatacggctcagtactatagtgctgactattactgtcaggaaaaatcaatgcacagttagcaagtatacagtggcggcggaaccaggggggcttgggggggctcagcccccccaatgaaaaagttgagggggcaaatgcatgataagccccccccccccaatatttaccaaggctccgaaacgtgcatttgtccatttttcaatgcatacttgtcgatctgtctgatgcacacgtatactatataggtgtaataattttagtaattgctgggggaccctcggcccgtcccctggctatagaccacattgtcaccccaaccgcgtcttcacgccccgtgaaaagtggaagcagtgagtgtgagtaccggtaagcgtaacacaacttcgtcttaggccaatgacttgcctcatttcagccagttctccaacatccccttacttagtggcggagcgtccatatatacagtcaggggcggatgccccccccccccctgacggactcaaatggactgctggcgaccttttcagcttttcactactttttacttattcgcgattattgactattttattgcgctctcatatacctattgacatttgtcatattctgttggtgtaattttccgacaaaatggcgacgacacctatttattctccgtttatctgcaaattagcaaggcccgaaaagggtcatttcctgcaatctagggagtatctttactcaaaaattttctgtacgctccgcgccaacctgtggtggcgctccgcttagatagtgtcgaaagcgcccctacagaccattcttgaccccgctgaccaatacccctagctccaccactgcccttactacactcaaagacgtctttgcgagtacactacgagtaatagctactctcttaaaacaccatcgaatatacaaattacaatattttatacagacttttacgtgcaatctgagaaattgcaggcttgagacccatattttagggctaggtatttgcagcataaaacactcgggaagtgccgtttccggccatctgggggtttgaaaaaacccaaaattttcttgtacgctccgcgccaaccgatggtggcgctccgcttagatagtctccacacat carries:
- the LOC139961731 gene encoding arylsulfatase B-like, yielding MKGNMNLPLILVVTVSLAPLVQSTNPRPHVIIMLADDLAFGDVSYHSNETNGAIETPNIDALADAGIKFENYYVQPTCTPTRSQLMTARYQIHTGLMHGVIQPPQPSCIPLDEKLLPEYMKDYGYSTHMVGKWHLGMYKPACRPTNRGFDSHYGILLGAGGYYSHTSSYYMKAEDVTFTGKDYRYTYSGVTDDEIQEEYDQNYTTTLYIDRAKEIIDTYSGTSNSDISPLFLYVAFQTPHKPIEVPNSFVQPYNGGPLTGTRKQYAGLVGSLDYAVGEIVQKLKDVGIYDESIIIFSTDNGGADQPSSNWPLRGAKHTLWEGGIRGVGFVTSPNFIPNCNVGSVKHDLVHVSDWLPTIVEGALQETVTPPTNKSLDGVNVWNYISKCKVKRTLRRELLHNIDPFYLQGRIKDSDYVNGVLQTPATFDTSIHAALRVGDMKIMTGEQGSMDRTPPPESGLATPVETLNQTQSVRLFNIADDPYEETDLSTTADPALFQSMLDKLADYWESSDRVAILYPQYETEADPETDGYWRPWRNDDESLI